From one Nothobranchius furzeri strain GRZ-AD chromosome 2, NfurGRZ-RIMD1, whole genome shotgun sequence genomic stretch:
- the LOC107376858 gene encoding low affinity immunoglobulin gamma Fc region receptor III-A isoform X2, whose product MLKAAALGFLLLLMLMDGDEAAVFVSVSPRQLQFFKYDHFCVSCEGEKDMDGWRVIQRRRDGKVHQHMTPLCVSAAFPETHSGTYWCETGLGANSSDIIINITTGSVILESPAVPVTEGDSATLICRSKSPGMTEFYKNDVLINNGIEGSMTLLDVSVSDQGRYRCKVRRSGESPESWLTVRALSPPHQEQSAPLLSVFTLVRLLIVGAPYLLSTIILGLIYQDRRSERRALQASWARGARRKVTMQIIT is encoded by the exons ATGTTGAAGGCAGCAGCTCTCGGGTTCTTGCTCT TGCTGATGCTGATGGATGGCGATGAAGCAGCAG TCTTCGTGTCGGTTTCTCCCAGACAACTCCAGTTCTTCAAATACGATCATTTTTGTGTGAGCTGTGAGGGCGAGAAggacatggatggatggagagtAATACAGAGGAGGAGGGATGGAAAG GTGCACCAACACATGACCCCGCTCTGCGTCTCCGCTGCCTTCCCAGAAACACACAGCGGCACGTActggtgtgaaactggactagGAGCCAACAGCAGCGACATCATCATCAATATAACAA CCGGTTCTGTGATCCTGGAGAGTCCGGCGGTTCCAGTGACAGAAGGAGACAGCGCGACTCTGATCTGCAGAAGTAAAAGTCCTGGCATGACAGAGTTCTACAAAAATGACGTCCTTATCAACAACGGCATCGAAGGAAGCATGACTCTCCTTGATGTCTCTGTGTCCGACCAGGGGCGGTACAGGTGTAAGGTCCGCAGGTCGGGAGAGTCCCCAGAGAGCTGGCTGACCGTCAGAG CCCTTTCACCTCCTCACCAGGAGCAatcggctcctctgctgtccgtcTTCACGCTGGTACGTCTCCTGATAGTTGGAGCTCCTTACCTGCTGTCCACCATCATCCTGGGACTCATCTACCAGGACAGGAGGAGCGAGCGGAGAG CGCTGCAGGCCAGCTGGGCCAGAGGAGCACGCCGCAAAGTCACCATGCAGATAATTACTTAA
- the LOC107376858 gene encoding sialoadhesin isoform X1 has protein sequence MLKAAALGFLLLLMLMDGDEAAVFVSVSPRQLQFFKYDHFCVSCEGEKDMDGWRVIQRRRDGKVCSEPVSSLILSGFMVSVFVIYISPQVHQHMTPLCVSAAFPETHSGTYWCETGLGANSSDIIINITTGSVILESPAVPVTEGDSATLICRSKSPGMTEFYKNDVLINNGIEGSMTLLDVSVSDQGRYRCKVRRSGESPESWLTVRALSPPHQEQSAPLLSVFTLVRLLIVGAPYLLSTIILGLIYQDRRSERRALQASWARGARRKVTMQIIT, from the exons ATGTTGAAGGCAGCAGCTCTCGGGTTCTTGCTCT TGCTGATGCTGATGGATGGCGATGAAGCAGCAG TCTTCGTGTCGGTTTCTCCCAGACAACTCCAGTTCTTCAAATACGATCATTTTTGTGTGAGCTGTGAGGGCGAGAAggacatggatggatggagagtAATACAGAGGAGGAGGGATGGAAAGGTGTGCTCAGAGCCAGTCTCATCGCTGATTCTGAGCGGTTTTATGGTCAGTGTGTTTGTAATCTACATTTCTCCTCAGGTGCACCAACACATGACCCCGCTCTGCGTCTCCGCTGCCTTCCCAGAAACACACAGCGGCACGTActggtgtgaaactggactagGAGCCAACAGCAGCGACATCATCATCAATATAACAA CCGGTTCTGTGATCCTGGAGAGTCCGGCGGTTCCAGTGACAGAAGGAGACAGCGCGACTCTGATCTGCAGAAGTAAAAGTCCTGGCATGACAGAGTTCTACAAAAATGACGTCCTTATCAACAACGGCATCGAAGGAAGCATGACTCTCCTTGATGTCTCTGTGTCCGACCAGGGGCGGTACAGGTGTAAGGTCCGCAGGTCGGGAGAGTCCCCAGAGAGCTGGCTGACCGTCAGAG CCCTTTCACCTCCTCACCAGGAGCAatcggctcctctgctgtccgtcTTCACGCTGGTACGTCTCCTGATAGTTGGAGCTCCTTACCTGCTGTCCACCATCATCCTGGGACTCATCTACCAGGACAGGAGGAGCGAGCGGAGAG CGCTGCAGGCCAGCTGGGCCAGAGGAGCACGCCGCAAAGTCACCATGCAGATAATTACTTAA